A genomic segment from Alistipes senegalensis JC50 encodes:
- a CDS encoding sensor histidine kinase, with amino-acid sequence MKLSTKYFSFRNRLVVIVVGVTLGAVSLLYTNNMAQRLKWKEQHDVALWPHAIERVSRDVLGGTIQDPLVTDIMSNGNNIPFIITNENLEVINSHLVPDKIIDHPDRLRKQIDKFTQENTPIPVNFLWSSQHYHIIFYGQSALLKSLYYFPYVQLLVITAFIALGFIAFRSSKHDEQNRVWIGLAKETAHQLGTPTSSLLGWIEYLRSQNIDQTAVEEMNKDLTHLMKIVDRFSKIGSETPLTPANINEVVGESVMYFRKRIPRNVTLDYNGLAIAPVQANINAALFEWVVENLMKNSLDALQGHGAIDVRISSDDQHVIIDVKDTGKGIPKSNWKRIFEPGFTTKTRGWGLGLSLSRRIVEEYHQGRIAVIDSEIGKGTTIRITLKRIYA; translated from the coding sequence ATGAAGCTCAGCACGAAATACTTCTCGTTCCGCAACCGTTTGGTGGTGATCGTCGTCGGGGTGACGCTCGGCGCCGTGTCGCTGCTCTACACCAACAACATGGCCCAGCGGCTCAAATGGAAGGAGCAGCACGACGTGGCCCTGTGGCCCCACGCCATCGAGCGCGTGAGCCGCGATGTGCTGGGCGGCACCATTCAGGACCCGCTCGTGACGGACATCATGTCCAACGGCAACAACATTCCGTTCATCATCACCAACGAGAACCTCGAAGTCATCAACTCGCACCTCGTTCCGGACAAGATCATCGACCATCCCGACCGACTGAGGAAGCAGATCGACAAGTTCACCCAGGAGAACACTCCGATCCCGGTGAACTTCCTCTGGTCGTCGCAACACTACCACATCATTTTCTACGGCCAGTCGGCGCTGCTCAAATCGCTCTACTATTTCCCCTACGTGCAGCTGCTCGTCATCACGGCCTTCATCGCGCTGGGGTTCATCGCCTTCCGCTCGTCGAAGCACGACGAGCAGAACCGCGTGTGGATCGGACTGGCCAAGGAGACCGCCCACCAGCTGGGCACGCCCACCTCGTCGCTGCTCGGGTGGATCGAATACCTGCGTTCGCAGAACATCGACCAGACGGCCGTGGAGGAGATGAACAAGGACCTCACGCACCTGATGAAGATCGTTGACCGCTTCTCGAAGATCGGGTCCGAAACGCCCCTCACCCCCGCCAACATCAACGAAGTGGTGGGTGAATCGGTCATGTATTTCCGCAAACGCATTCCCCGCAACGTCACCCTCGACTACAACGGGCTGGCCATCGCCCCGGTACAGGCCAACATCAACGCCGCGCTGTTCGAATGGGTCGTGGAAAACCTGATGAAGAACTCGCTCGACGCCCTGCAAGGACACGGGGCCATCGACGTAAGGATCTCCTCGGACGACCAGCACGTCATCATCGACGTCAAAGACACCGGCAAAGGAATCCCCAAGAGCAACTGGAAACGCATCTTCGAACCGGGATTCACGACCAAGACCCGCGGCTGGGGCCTCGGGCTGTCGCTCTCGCGCCGCATCGTCGAAGAGTATCACCAAGGCCGGATCGCGGTCATCGACTCCGAGATCGGCAAGGGAACCACCATCCGCATCACCCTCAAACGCATCTACGCCTGA
- a CDS encoding S41 family peptidase, with product MIRKYRYPLIAAAAVAAAGALTFAARNDFGLGRNMEITVNMMRELSLNYVDPVDPDKLMEGAAAGMVNDLDPYTEYIPEEGMQDFELLTTGKYGGIGSLIRQKEDYVRIAQPYEGSPADKAGLKIGDKILSIDGKDAKGFTTEQVSTRLKGEPGSKVRVTVEHLDGTQQTATIRRERIAIPGVPYVGWAADGIGYIRHSDFTEGCYEEMRAAVERLRREGDLKGLILDYRSNGGGIMQEAVKILGMFVPKGTEVLSTKGRSEDSKQTFRTDSEPILPDLPLAVLVNGNSASAAEIVAGALQDLDRAVLIGQRSFGKGLVQATRPLGYNTMLKLTTAKYYIPSGRCIQAIDYSHSQEGSVRVIPDSLISEFSTKAGRKVYDGGGVMPDIRTDPEYISRFAMTLYTLGFIEDFGDEYMRRNPGREIDVRTFSITDRDYADFAEFMKGKKVPYESDTRRALKVLKKAAEDDRFAELKNKFEQVEAELKDDTQTNLETYRKQVVEAINNDIVMRYGYQAGVIEHSLPGDKEVKQAIGVLENPEEYARITREQDTQRK from the coding sequence ATGATTAGAAAATACCGTTACCCGCTCATCGCGGCCGCGGCTGTCGCCGCCGCAGGAGCCCTGACCTTCGCCGCCCGCAACGACTTCGGGCTGGGACGCAACATGGAGATCACCGTCAACATGATGCGCGAGCTGTCGCTCAACTACGTCGATCCGGTAGACCCCGACAAGCTGATGGAGGGGGCCGCCGCAGGCATGGTCAACGACCTGGACCCCTACACGGAGTACATTCCCGAAGAGGGGATGCAGGATTTCGAACTGCTCACCACGGGCAAGTACGGCGGCATCGGGTCGCTCATCCGCCAGAAGGAGGACTACGTGCGCATCGCCCAGCCTTATGAGGGTTCGCCGGCGGACAAGGCCGGGCTGAAAATCGGCGACAAGATCCTCTCGATCGACGGCAAGGACGCCAAGGGATTCACCACCGAACAAGTTTCCACGCGCCTCAAAGGCGAACCGGGGAGCAAGGTCCGGGTGACCGTCGAACACCTCGACGGCACGCAGCAGACGGCGACGATCCGCCGCGAACGCATCGCCATCCCGGGCGTGCCCTACGTCGGATGGGCCGCCGACGGGATCGGCTACATCCGCCACAGCGATTTCACAGAAGGGTGCTACGAGGAGATGCGTGCGGCCGTCGAACGGCTGCGCCGGGAAGGCGACCTGAAAGGGCTCATTCTCGACTACCGCTCGAACGGCGGCGGCATCATGCAGGAGGCGGTCAAGATTCTGGGAATGTTCGTCCCCAAGGGCACGGAGGTGCTGAGCACCAAAGGGCGTTCGGAGGATTCGAAACAGACGTTCCGCACCGACTCGGAACCCATACTCCCCGACCTGCCGCTGGCCGTGCTCGTCAACGGCAATTCGGCCTCGGCGGCCGAAATCGTAGCCGGAGCCCTGCAAGACCTCGACCGCGCGGTGCTGATCGGCCAGCGCAGTTTCGGCAAGGGGCTCGTGCAGGCGACCCGCCCGCTGGGCTACAACACCATGCTGAAACTCACGACGGCAAAATACTACATCCCCTCGGGCCGCTGCATCCAGGCCATCGACTACTCCCACTCGCAGGAGGGTTCGGTGCGCGTGATCCCCGACTCGCTCATCTCGGAGTTCTCGACCAAGGCGGGCCGCAAGGTCTATGACGGCGGCGGCGTGATGCCCGACATCCGCACCGATCCGGAGTACATCTCGCGCTTCGCCATGACGCTCTACACGCTGGGATTCATCGAGGATTTCGGCGACGAATACATGCGCCGCAACCCGGGCCGGGAGATCGACGTGCGCACCTTCTCGATCACGGACCGGGACTACGCCGACTTCGCGGAGTTTATGAAAGGGAAAAAGGTGCCCTATGAATCGGACACCCGCCGGGCGCTCAAAGTGCTGAAAAAAGCCGCCGAAGACGACCGTTTCGCCGAACTCAAGAACAAGTTCGAACAGGTGGAGGCCGAGCTGAAGGACGACACGCAGACCAATCTCGAAACCTACCGCAAGCAGGTCGTCGAGGCGATCAACAACGACATCGTGATGCGCTACGGCTATCAGGCGGGTGTGATCGAACACTCGCTGCCCGGGGACAAGGAGGTGAAGCAGGCGATCGGGGTGCTGGAAAATCCCGAAGAGTACGCCCGCATCACCCGCGAGCAGGACACCCAGCGCAAATAA
- a CDS encoding 4-hydroxy-3-methylbut-2-enyl diphosphate reductase, giving the protein MRVEIDDKSGFCFGVVRAITKAEQALGGGATVYSLGDIVHNRIEVQRLERLGLRTVTHADMPQLAGCRLFIRAHGEPPTTYAAARELGIEVIDATCPVVARLQRRVKEAHERMRPAGGQVVILGKRGHAEVVGLTGQVAEPTIVIERAEDLSLIDFVRPVYFLSQTTQSIALFEELGAEMRRRAADPDKVCIDDTICRQVSNREQHLAEFSGRFDAVVFVCGRKSSNGKVLSEVCRRANPRTYVVEEASEIEPRWFDGASSVGICGATSTPKWLMQEVADAIGNFNEK; this is encoded by the coding sequence ATGCGTGTTGAGATCGACGATAAATCGGGCTTCTGCTTCGGCGTTGTCCGCGCAATCACGAAGGCCGAACAAGCCCTCGGAGGGGGCGCCACGGTCTATTCGCTCGGCGACATCGTTCACAACCGCATCGAAGTCCAGCGTCTCGAACGGCTGGGGCTGAGGACCGTCACCCACGCCGACATGCCGCAGCTGGCGGGCTGCCGGCTCTTCATCCGCGCCCACGGAGAGCCCCCCACGACATACGCCGCGGCCCGGGAACTGGGTATCGAGGTGATCGACGCCACCTGCCCGGTGGTCGCCCGTCTCCAGCGACGCGTGAAGGAGGCCCACGAACGGATGCGTCCGGCGGGCGGTCAGGTCGTGATCCTCGGCAAGCGGGGCCACGCCGAAGTGGTGGGGCTCACGGGACAGGTGGCGGAACCGACGATCGTGATCGAAAGGGCGGAGGACCTGTCGCTGATCGACTTCGTGCGCCCCGTCTATTTCCTTTCGCAGACCACGCAGAGCATCGCGCTGTTCGAGGAGCTCGGGGCCGAGATGCGCCGCCGGGCCGCCGATCCGGACAAGGTCTGCATCGACGACACGATCTGCCGGCAGGTATCGAACCGCGAACAGCACCTCGCAGAGTTCTCGGGACGCTTCGACGCCGTGGTCTTCGTCTGCGGCCGCAAGTCGTCGAACGGCAAGGTGCTCTCGGAGGTGTGCCGGCGGGCCAATCCGCGGACGTACGTCGTCGAGGAGGCGAGCGAAATCGAACCCCGATGGTTCGACGGCGCAAGCTCGGTGGGCATCTGCGGCGCCACATCGACCCCCAAATGGCTGATGCAGGAGGTTGCCGATGCTATCGGCAACTTCAATGAAAAATGA
- the cmk gene encoding (d)CMP kinase: MSDTKHKIVIAVDGFSSCGKSTFAKAIAARLGYIFIDTGAMYRAVTLYALEHGAIRSGIVDEEAVVKLLDQITITFRFNPERGASDIYVNGDLAEGKIRTIEVSNCVSRVSAIPEVRRKLVAMQQEMGRRRGVVMDGRDIGTVVFPDAELKLFMTADPAVRADRRYKELTGKGMTVTMEEVERNIRERDKADMSRAVSPLRQADDAIVLDNSHMTVDEQMAWFMNEFQLKMKN; encoded by the coding sequence ATGTCGGACACTAAACATAAGATCGTCATCGCCGTAGACGGATTCTCGTCGTGCGGCAAGAGCACCTTCGCCAAAGCCATCGCGGCCCGCCTGGGCTACATCTTCATCGACACCGGCGCCATGTACCGCGCCGTGACGCTCTACGCCCTCGAACACGGGGCAATCCGCTCGGGCATCGTTGACGAAGAGGCCGTCGTGAAGCTGCTCGACCAGATCACGATCACTTTCCGCTTCAATCCCGAACGCGGCGCCAGCGACATCTACGTCAACGGCGACCTGGCCGAGGGCAAGATCCGCACCATCGAGGTCTCGAACTGCGTGAGCCGCGTGAGCGCCATCCCCGAGGTGCGCCGCAAGCTGGTGGCCATGCAACAGGAGATGGGACGCCGCCGCGGCGTGGTGATGGACGGCCGCGACATCGGCACGGTGGTCTTCCCCGACGCCGAACTGAAACTGTTCATGACGGCGGACCCCGCTGTGCGCGCCGACCGCCGCTACAAGGAGCTGACGGGCAAGGGAATGACGGTGACGATGGAGGAGGTCGAACGCAACATCCGCGAACGCGACAAGGCCGACATGAGCCGGGCCGTCTCGCCGCTGCGCCAGGCCGACGATGCCATTGTGCTGGACAACAGCCACATGACCGTCGATGAACAGATGGCGTGGTTTATGAATGAATTCCAATTAAAAATGAAAAATTAA
- a CDS encoding LysE family translocator — translation MALEIVETLFRGICVGVAASITVGPVAVLCIQRTLSKSRRSGIVSGIGVACADTFMAMAALFFYSMLQARIEQYDTLLRVIGGIFVVIVGVFIFAQNPVPQIRRNRAGKTSLWQDFVSIFGLTIANFIMVIPYILAFFAVFKISGGEMADHTFGGFMRSLFVIAGFFGGAAAWWTLLAFVINLFRRRFRPRHMLTINHVAGLIIGILGIYTILSTFFDIFPNVGH, via the coding sequence ATGGCACTGGAAATCGTCGAAACCCTGTTCCGCGGCATCTGCGTAGGTGTGGCCGCTTCCATCACGGTAGGTCCCGTGGCGGTGCTCTGCATCCAGCGGACCCTGTCGAAAAGCCGCCGTTCGGGAATCGTCTCGGGAATCGGCGTCGCCTGCGCCGATACGTTCATGGCCATGGCCGCGCTGTTCTTCTACTCGATGCTCCAAGCCCGGATCGAGCAGTACGACACGCTGCTGAGGGTCATCGGCGGCATTTTCGTCGTGATCGTCGGGGTCTTCATCTTCGCCCAGAACCCCGTGCCGCAGATACGCCGCAACCGAGCCGGCAAAACCTCGCTGTGGCAGGATTTCGTCTCGATCTTCGGACTCACGATCGCCAACTTCATCATGGTGATCCCCTATATCCTGGCCTTCTTCGCCGTCTTCAAAATCTCGGGCGGCGAAATGGCCGACCACACCTTCGGGGGATTCATGCGCTCGCTGTTCGTCATCGCCGGGTTCTTCGGCGGCGCCGCGGCGTGGTGGACCCTGCTGGCATTCGTCATCAACCTGTTCCGCCGCCGGTTCCGCCCGCGGCACATGCTCACGATCAACCACGTCGCGGGCCTTATCATCGGCATATTAGGAATTTACACCATACTGTCTACTTTCTTTGATATTTTCCCCAATGTCGGACACTAA
- a CDS encoding DUF3467 domain-containing protein, protein MAEMKQFGIDLELDDAVAQGHYSNLAIISHSTSEFIIDFATVLPGVQKARVKSRIILTPEHAKRLLRSLQENIVRYESNVGKIEIPTPSPTPEAGPKMGQA, encoded by the coding sequence ATGGCAGAGATGAAACAATTCGGCATCGACCTCGAACTGGACGACGCTGTGGCCCAGGGTCATTATTCCAACCTGGCGATCATATCGCACTCTACTTCGGAATTCATCATCGACTTTGCGACGGTCCTTCCCGGCGTGCAGAAAGCGCGCGTCAAAAGCCGCATCATCCTTACTCCGGAGCACGCCAAACGCCTGCTGCGTTCGTTGCAGGAGAATATCGTGCGCTACGAGAGCAACGTGGGCAAGATCGAGATCCCGACCCCTTCGCCCACGCCCGAGGCGGGGCCCAAGATGGGGCAGGCATAG
- a CDS encoding bifunctional folylpolyglutamate synthase/dihydrofolate synthase: protein MNYTQTLEFLFQSLPAFETSGAMAYKPGLERIAAFCRHLGNPQRNFFTIHVAGTNGKGSVAHIIASVLQQAGYRTGLFTSPHLQDFRERIRVDGEMIPKQKVVNFVDKHHDKMVESELSFFEMTAAMAFDYFAQSDVEVAVIETGLGGRLDATNIIVPILSVITNIGLEHTALLGDTLQKIAAEKAGIIKKSIPVIVGEADVRYNEVIEQAAAANKSRVIYAEREFVCEESRPEGNRQFFHLRRTRDNRDFDVLLDLQGSYQCRNIVTASAAIDFLHEETPLTISRRAYLEGMCCAAANTALMGRWQTLAEAPLTVCDTGHNAHGIAYVAEQIRATPHKELYCVIGFVRDKDLAHILPLLPHEAHYIFTQAHSERSLPAAELTAKAAIYGLHGEAVEEVTAAVARARELASEGDMIFIGGSTYVVGEAL, encoded by the coding sequence ATGAACTACACCCAAACCCTCGAATTCCTCTTTCAGTCGCTGCCCGCGTTCGAAACCAGCGGCGCAATGGCCTACAAACCGGGATTGGAGCGTATCGCCGCATTCTGCCGCCACCTGGGCAACCCCCAGCGGAACTTCTTCACGATCCACGTGGCCGGCACCAACGGCAAAGGCTCCGTAGCCCACATCATCGCCTCGGTGCTCCAGCAGGCGGGATACCGCACGGGGCTCTTCACCTCGCCCCACTTGCAGGACTTCCGCGAACGCATCCGCGTTGACGGCGAAATGATCCCCAAGCAGAAGGTGGTGAACTTCGTGGACAAGCACCACGACAAGATGGTCGAATCGGAGCTGTCGTTCTTCGAAATGACCGCCGCCATGGCCTTCGACTACTTCGCGCAGAGCGATGTCGAGGTGGCCGTGATCGAGACGGGGCTCGGGGGACGGCTCGACGCCACGAACATCATCGTGCCGATCCTGAGCGTCATCACCAACATCGGGCTGGAACACACGGCCCTGCTGGGCGACACGCTCCAGAAGATCGCCGCAGAGAAGGCGGGGATCATCAAAAAGAGCATTCCGGTGATCGTCGGCGAAGCGGATGTCCGCTACAACGAGGTGATCGAACAGGCCGCCGCGGCCAACAAATCGCGTGTGATCTACGCCGAACGGGAATTCGTCTGCGAAGAGAGCCGTCCCGAAGGCAACCGCCAGTTCTTCCACCTGCGCCGCACGCGCGACAACCGGGATTTCGACGTGCTGCTCGATCTGCAAGGCAGCTACCAATGCCGCAATATCGTGACGGCTTCGGCGGCGATCGACTTCCTGCACGAAGAAACGCCGCTGACGATCTCCCGCCGCGCCTATCTCGAAGGAATGTGCTGCGCGGCGGCCAACACGGCGCTGATGGGCCGCTGGCAGACGCTTGCAGAGGCTCCCCTCACGGTCTGCGACACGGGGCACAATGCCCACGGCATCGCCTACGTGGCCGAACAGATCCGGGCGACGCCCCACAAGGAACTCTACTGCGTGATCGGATTCGTGCGCGACAAGGACCTGGCGCACATTCTGCCCCTGCTGCCGCACGAAGCCCACTATATCTTCACCCAGGCGCATTCGGAGCGTTCGCTCCCGGCCGCGGAGCTGACGGCGAAAGCCGCGATCTACGGTCTGCACGGCGAAGCGGTGGAGGAGGTGACGGCCGCGGTAGCCCGCGCCCGGGAACTGGCGTCGGAGGGCGACATGATCTTCATCGGCGGCAGCACCTACGTCGTCGGCGAAGCGCTGTAA
- the lnt gene encoding apolipoprotein N-acyltransferase: MLRRLAAVILSALLLSPGWLSMTGLTLLAGFVPLLWVSASYDASRRSWWKVFGWAALTFALWNALTIWWIWYATPVGPPAATLASTTMNMIAFMLFHTVSKKAPKALAYTTLVTAWIATEYWYTVGDFSWPWLILGNGFSHEVWAVQWYEYTGVFGGTLWVLLSNILIFEALRARTVRRWTAAACVVAVPIAVSLAIWGSWEQPDEGAAEVSIVQPNVDCYDKFHGDTERQEENILDLLDDVPAGAQFILLPETAVPGYYREPALSDFWLGAADTPGEFWQVLADTLRSRHPGALLIAGANTTRHYPAGAQTETARAERFGNGYYDVFNTAVGLDSAGRTQLHHKGRLVIGVENTPTWVFDVLKFLVIDLGGTLGQIGKGQHGTAFEHDGIKTGPAICYEGLYGDFYGDFVRRGAQFMAIISNDGWWRDTPGYKHLFTISRLRAIEHRRAIARSANTGRSGFISARGDVGETLGWEERGVISARVPLNSELTFYTRYGDYPARISEYVLLLCLLYYVAYRVKRKNHLVQ; the protein is encoded by the coding sequence ATGTTGCGTAGACTTGCGGCGGTAATCCTTTCGGCCCTCCTGCTCTCCCCGGGATGGCTCAGCATGACGGGGCTGACGCTCCTCGCGGGATTCGTCCCGCTGCTGTGGGTGAGCGCCTCGTACGACGCCTCGCGCCGCTCGTGGTGGAAGGTCTTCGGCTGGGCGGCGCTGACCTTCGCGCTGTGGAACGCCCTGACGATCTGGTGGATCTGGTACGCGACGCCCGTAGGCCCCCCGGCCGCCACGCTGGCCTCGACGACGATGAACATGATCGCCTTCATGCTCTTCCACACGGTCTCGAAAAAAGCCCCCAAAGCCCTTGCCTACACCACCCTCGTCACGGCGTGGATCGCCACCGAATACTGGTACACCGTCGGGGATTTCTCGTGGCCGTGGCTCATCCTCGGCAACGGATTCTCGCACGAGGTGTGGGCCGTGCAGTGGTATGAATACACGGGCGTCTTCGGCGGCACGCTGTGGGTGCTGCTCTCGAATATCCTGATCTTCGAAGCCCTTCGGGCGCGCACCGTGCGACGGTGGACAGCCGCGGCGTGCGTCGTCGCGGTGCCGATAGCCGTATCGCTGGCCATCTGGGGAAGCTGGGAACAGCCCGACGAAGGGGCGGCCGAGGTGAGCATCGTCCAGCCCAATGTGGACTGCTACGACAAATTCCACGGCGACACGGAACGGCAGGAGGAGAATATCCTCGACCTGCTGGACGACGTACCCGCCGGAGCACAGTTCATCCTGCTGCCCGAGACCGCCGTGCCGGGTTACTACCGCGAACCCGCGCTGAGCGATTTTTGGCTGGGGGCTGCCGACACGCCGGGCGAATTCTGGCAGGTGCTGGCCGACACGCTCCGCAGCCGCCATCCCGGGGCCCTGCTCATTGCCGGAGCCAACACCACGCGCCACTATCCGGCGGGAGCGCAGACCGAAACGGCCCGTGCGGAACGCTTCGGAAACGGCTATTACGACGTATTCAACACGGCCGTGGGGCTCGACTCCGCGGGCCGCACGCAGCTTCATCACAAGGGCCGGCTGGTGATCGGCGTCGAGAACACCCCGACGTGGGTTTTCGACGTGCTGAAATTCCTGGTCATCGACCTCGGCGGCACGCTCGGGCAGATCGGCAAGGGACAGCACGGCACGGCCTTCGAACACGATGGAATCAAAACCGGCCCCGCGATCTGCTACGAAGGGCTTTACGGCGACTTCTACGGCGATTTCGTGCGCCGCGGCGCGCAGTTCATGGCCATCATCTCGAACGACGGCTGGTGGCGCGACACGCCGGGCTACAAGCACCTGTTCACCATCTCGCGCCTGAGGGCCATCGAACACCGCCGCGCCATCGCCCGCTCGGCCAACACGGGCCGCTCGGGATTCATCTCCGCCCGCGGCGACGTGGGCGAGACCCTCGGCTGGGAGGAGCGCGGCGTGATCTCCGCCCGGGTGCCCCTCAACTCGGAACTGACTTTCTACACCCGCTACGGCGACTATCCGGCCCGCATCTCGGAATATGTGCTGCTGCTGTGTCTGCTCTACTACGTCGCCTACCGGGTCAAACGCAAAAACCATCTCGTCCAATAA